One genomic segment of Acinetobacter oleivorans DR1 includes these proteins:
- the ribD gene encoding bifunctional diaminohydroxyphosphoribosylaminopyrimidine deaminase/5-amino-6-(5-phosphoribosylamino)uracil reductase RibD has translation MSELKQDQYWMQQAIELAKRGLYSTKPNPNVGCVIVKDDQLIGEGFHPKAGQPHAEVFALRQAAEQAQGATAYVTLEPCAHYGRTPPCAEALVKAQVKKVVVACPDPNPLVAGKGVQILKNAGIEVEVGICENLAEKLNQGFLKAMSTGMPYVRLKVASSLDGRTAMASGESKWITGAVARQDVQHWRAISGAVITGIETVIADDCQLNVRSLGHIDIETVAQPKRVVLDRQGRLPLNAKILENPETVLVMGPYRQELADLGVIQLEIQPLKILLQTLSKQHQIYDVLVEAGATLSTAFLQEGLVDELISYIAPTFLGKSARAMFNAEFEYMAQQLRFTLLDVTQLDQDIRLRLIPTQEKV, from the coding sequence ATGTCTGAGTTGAAACAAGATCAATATTGGATGCAGCAAGCCATTGAACTTGCCAAACGAGGTCTATATTCGACTAAGCCTAATCCAAATGTTGGCTGTGTCATTGTCAAAGATGATCAGTTAATCGGTGAGGGCTTCCATCCTAAAGCAGGTCAACCACACGCAGAGGTTTTTGCCTTACGTCAGGCAGCTGAGCAGGCTCAAGGTGCAACAGCATATGTGACGCTTGAGCCATGTGCACATTATGGGAGAACTCCTCCTTGTGCCGAAGCATTGGTTAAGGCACAGGTTAAAAAGGTGGTTGTGGCATGTCCTGATCCAAACCCACTTGTTGCAGGTAAGGGTGTTCAGATTCTGAAAAATGCCGGAATTGAAGTAGAAGTTGGCATTTGTGAAAATTTGGCAGAAAAATTAAACCAAGGTTTTTTAAAGGCGATGTCTACGGGCATGCCCTATGTACGCTTAAAAGTAGCTTCAAGCCTAGATGGGCGTACTGCAATGGCATCGGGCGAATCGAAATGGATTACCGGTGCAGTTGCCCGTCAGGATGTCCAGCATTGGCGTGCCATTTCAGGAGCGGTGATTACAGGTATTGAAACTGTGATTGCAGATGATTGTCAGCTTAATGTGCGTTCACTCGGTCATATTGATATTGAGACAGTTGCTCAACCAAAACGGGTTGTTTTAGATCGTCAGGGGCGTTTGCCACTTAATGCTAAAATTTTAGAAAACCCTGAAACTGTGCTGGTGATGGGGCCATATCGTCAAGAACTTGCCGATTTAGGCGTGATACAATTAGAAATTCAGCCTTTAAAAATACTGTTACAGACCCTATCTAAGCAACATCAAATTTATGATGTATTGGTGGAAGCCGGTGCGACATTATCTACTGCCTTTTTACAAGAAGGTTTGGTAGATGAGTTGATCAGTTATATTGCCCCAACATTCTTGGGGAAAAGTGCAAGAGCCATGTTCAATGCAGAGTTTGAATATATGGCACAACAACTTCGTTTTACACTTCTTGATGTGACACAACTTGATCAAGATATACGCTTAAGGTTAATCCCTACGCAAGAGAAAGTATGA
- a CDS encoding accessory factor UbiK family protein has protein sequence MLETLLQAILEQIDEPKKDLEKNLRALLNEAVEKLDLVSKQEIDRQKTALQSATQRLEELQKQVSLLEETLKNKK, from the coding sequence ATGCTAGAAACATTACTACAGGCCATTTTGGAACAAATTGATGAGCCTAAAAAAGATTTGGAAAAAAATTTACGTGCATTATTAAATGAAGCAGTCGAAAAGTTGGATCTTGTTTCCAAACAAGAAATTGACCGTCAAAAGACTGCACTTCAATCTGCCACTCAACGTTTAGAAGAGCTACAAAAACAAGTAAGTCTGTTAGAAGAAACTTTAAAGAATAAAAAATAA
- the glnK gene encoding P-II family nitrogen regulator, whose protein sequence is MKLVTAIVKPFKLDDVREALSDIGVQGITVTEVKGFGRQKGHTELYRGAEYVVDFLPKVKIEIAISDEMVDAVIESITRVASTGKIGDGKIFVTNLEQVIRIRTGETGPDAV, encoded by the coding sequence ATGAAGCTTGTAACTGCAATTGTAAAACCGTTTAAATTGGATGATGTGCGTGAAGCGCTCTCTGACATTGGTGTACAAGGGATTACCGTAACTGAAGTTAAAGGTTTTGGTCGTCAAAAAGGACATACAGAACTCTACCGTGGCGCAGAGTATGTGGTTGATTTCTTACCTAAAGTAAAAATCGAAATTGCGATTAGTGATGAAATGGTTGACGCGGTAATTGAATCAATTACTCGTGTAGCAAGCACTGGAAAAATCGGCGATGGTAAGATTTTTGTGACTAACCTGGAACAAGTTATCCGTATCCGTACGGGTGAAACTGGACCAGATGCTGTCTAA
- the nrdR gene encoding transcriptional regulator NrdR, with protein MHCPFCNAADSKVIDSRLAAEGCQIRRRRECVSCGERFTTFESYEVVMPRVIKSNGKNEPFDEAKLRRSLMHALQKRPVTQEQIETVLSDIQLQIRRLGERDVKSRTIGEIVMQSLFALDHVAYVRFASVYQDFQDVEAFRRQIEQMQQREQ; from the coding sequence ATGCATTGTCCATTTTGCAACGCCGCAGATAGTAAAGTCATCGATTCACGTTTAGCCGCCGAAGGCTGTCAGATTCGTCGACGTCGTGAGTGTGTAAGTTGCGGTGAACGTTTTACCACTTTTGAAAGCTATGAAGTGGTAATGCCCCGTGTGATCAAATCGAATGGAAAAAATGAACCTTTCGATGAGGCCAAATTACGTCGTTCGTTAATGCATGCTCTGCAAAAACGTCCGGTCACACAAGAGCAGATCGAAACAGTTCTAAGTGATATTCAGTTGCAGATTCGCCGTTTAGGTGAACGTGACGTAAAATCTAGAACAATTGGCGAAATCGTCATGCAATCGCTATTTGCCCTTGACCATGTCGCTTATGTCCGATTTGCTTCTGTATATCAAGATTTTCAGGATGTTGAGGCGTTTCGCCGTCAAATTGAGCAAATGCAGCAACGTGAACAATAA
- a CDS encoding YifB family Mg chelatase-like AAA ATPase: MSFSKIYTRGLLGLHAPLIEVEVHVSQGLPSLTIVGLAEAAVRESKDRVRSAIINSGFQFPTKRLTINLAPADLPKDGSRLDLPIAIGILIASGQLPENCAEDFELIGELALDGHVRPVSGTLTLAMACQQAKHKMLLPLDNSQDINHLPDLECYPVSHLKEVCEHFLGTKSLSSIEPSTTSNQMPYKFDLADVKGQLRPRRALEIAAAGGHSLLFKGPPGTGKTLLASRLPSILPPLSNQETLEVASIYSISNTSHTFGQRPFRAPHHTASAIALVGGGSHPKPGEITLSHLGVLFLDELPEFDRKVLEVLRQPLESKEIIISRAARQITYPANFQLIAAMNPCPCGYAFNQDSRCQCSPESIKRYQNRISGPLLDRIDLHIDVPPLKAQELQDPTPVENSSSVRQRVIYAYEQQIQRQNCLNQALSPKQLEQHAVLDSTSQRMIEMAQQRLNLSARAYHRVLRVARTIADLAQSEMIQSPHLTEALSYRGNS; encoded by the coding sequence ATGTCTTTTTCTAAAATTTATACACGGGGACTTTTAGGTTTACATGCACCTCTGATTGAAGTTGAGGTACATGTAAGTCAAGGCTTACCTTCTCTTACCATTGTCGGACTAGCAGAAGCGGCGGTCAGAGAAAGTAAAGACCGAGTTCGCTCAGCCATTATTAATAGTGGATTTCAATTTCCAACTAAACGGCTGACCATTAATCTTGCACCAGCAGATTTGCCCAAAGATGGGTCACGTCTGGATTTACCAATTGCTATAGGCATTTTAATTGCTTCTGGTCAGCTTCCCGAAAACTGTGCCGAAGATTTTGAATTAATTGGTGAATTAGCGCTGGATGGCCATGTAAGACCAGTGTCAGGTACTTTAACTTTGGCCATGGCCTGTCAACAGGCCAAGCATAAAATGCTTTTACCTCTCGATAATAGTCAAGATATTAACCATTTACCGGACCTTGAGTGTTATCCGGTGAGCCATTTAAAAGAAGTCTGTGAACACTTTCTGGGCACGAAATCTCTATCTTCGATTGAACCTTCAACGACATCAAATCAAATGCCTTATAAATTTGATTTGGCAGATGTAAAAGGTCAGCTACGCCCACGTCGCGCCCTAGAAATAGCCGCAGCAGGGGGACATTCTCTGCTCTTTAAAGGACCACCGGGCACCGGTAAGACTTTACTCGCTTCACGCCTTCCTTCAATTTTGCCACCTCTTTCTAATCAAGAAACACTTGAAGTTGCGAGTATTTATTCGATTTCAAATACATCGCATACGTTTGGACAGCGTCCTTTTCGTGCGCCCCACCATACCGCATCAGCAATTGCACTCGTTGGGGGCGGATCTCACCCTAAACCGGGTGAAATTACCTTATCTCACTTAGGTGTTCTATTTTTAGATGAACTTCCAGAGTTTGACAGGAAGGTGCTAGAAGTTTTACGTCAGCCGCTTGAGTCAAAAGAAATCATTATTTCACGAGCAGCTCGGCAAATTACTTATCCGGCTAACTTTCAACTGATTGCAGCGATGAACCCCTGCCCATGTGGTTATGCATTTAATCAAGACAGTCGTTGCCAATGTTCACCTGAGAGTATTAAGCGCTATCAAAACCGTATATCAGGCCCGTTACTTGACCGTATCGATTTACATATTGATGTACCGCCTTTAAAAGCTCAGGAACTGCAAGATCCAACGCCTGTTGAAAATTCGAGCAGTGTTCGACAACGTGTGATTTATGCCTATGAACAACAGATTCAAAGACAAAATTGTTTAAATCAGGCGCTTTCACCGAAGCAGCTAGAACAACATGCTGTACTTGATAGTACTTCTCAACGAATGATTGAAATGGCTCAACAACGTTTAAATTTATCGGCTCGTGCTTATCATCGTGTTTTACGAGTAGCGCGGACCATTGCTGATTTAGCTCAAAGTGAGATGATTCAAAGTCCTCACCTTACAGAAGCATTATCCTATCGAGGAAATAGTTAA
- a CDS encoding ammonium transporter, whose amino-acid sequence MKKMLMALSLSGALLGGTAVWAEDAVTTPTSEVAATSTSPATATTAEAPVAETPAAPTPKLDTGDTSWILVSTALVLLMTIPGLALFYGGMVRKKNVLSTMMFSLSAAILVSLLWVIAGYSIAFSGTGAFFGDLSKAMLNGVAFDALSGTIPESLFVIFQMTFAIITVAILSGSIADRMKYSAFMAFIAIWVLVVYAPITHWVWATDGWLFKAGALDFAGGTVVHINSGVAGLVAAYMLGKRIGLGRESMAPHNLTLTVVGASLLWVGWFGFNGGSALGAGARASMAILVTQVAAAAAAFSWLVVERMIRGKASVLGGASGAVAGLVVITPAAGFVGVGGALVMGLIGGVVCFWGITALKRLLKADDALDAFGLHAVGGIVGAILTGVFYSDEIIKAANVTLAPTFAGQLWVQVEGVLATMVYSGIATFVILKVIDLVIGIRVNADDERMGLDLSQHGERIE is encoded by the coding sequence ATGAAAAAAATGCTTATGGCGCTGAGTCTATCAGGCGCTCTTTTGGGTGGTACTGCCGTTTGGGCAGAAGATGCTGTAACAACGCCTACATCGGAAGTTGCGGCTACATCAACATCTCCAGCTACTGCAACCACTGCAGAAGCACCAGTTGCTGAAACTCCAGCAGCTCCAACACCAAAACTTGATACAGGCGATACATCTTGGATTTTAGTTTCAACAGCTTTGGTTCTATTAATGACCATTCCTGGTTTGGCACTATTCTACGGTGGTATGGTACGTAAGAAAAATGTATTAAGTACTATGATGTTCAGCCTTTCCGCTGCAATTTTAGTAAGTTTGCTGTGGGTGATTGCAGGGTATTCAATCGCGTTCTCTGGCACAGGTGCATTTTTTGGTGATTTGTCTAAAGCAATGCTCAACGGAGTCGCGTTTGATGCATTGAGCGGGACAATTCCTGAAAGTCTCTTTGTTATTTTCCAAATGACTTTTGCCATTATTACAGTTGCAATCCTTAGTGGTTCTATTGCAGACCGTATGAAATATTCAGCTTTCATGGCATTCATTGCAATTTGGGTACTTGTTGTTTATGCACCAATTACTCACTGGGTTTGGGCAACAGATGGCTGGTTGTTTAAAGCAGGCGCGTTAGATTTTGCTGGTGGTACAGTTGTACACATCAACTCAGGTGTTGCAGGTCTCGTTGCTGCTTATATGCTTGGAAAACGTATTGGCCTTGGCCGTGAATCTATGGCTCCGCATAACTTGACTCTAACTGTTGTTGGTGCAAGCTTACTTTGGGTGGGTTGGTTCGGCTTCAACGGTGGTAGTGCATTAGGCGCGGGTGCTCGTGCAAGTATGGCAATTTTAGTGACCCAAGTTGCTGCTGCCGCTGCTGCATTCTCTTGGTTAGTTGTTGAACGTATGATCCGTGGCAAAGCATCTGTATTAGGTGGTGCTTCTGGTGCGGTAGCTGGTTTGGTTGTGATTACACCAGCAGCAGGTTTTGTCGGTGTAGGCGGTGCTTTAGTCATGGGCCTTATCGGTGGCGTAGTGTGCTTCTGGGGTATTACTGCACTTAAACGCTTACTTAAAGCCGATGATGCTTTGGATGCGTTTGGTTTACATGCTGTAGGTGGTATTGTCGGTGCGATTTTAACTGGCGTATTCTACAGTGACGAAATTATTAAAGCAGCTAACGTTACCTTAGCTCCAACATTCGCTGGCCAATTATGGGTACAAGTTGAAGGCGTATTGGCAACTATGGTTTACAGTGGTATCGCGACTTTCGTTATTCTTAAAGTGATTGATCTTGTGATTGGTATCCGTGTGAACGCTGATGATGAGCGCATGGGTCTGGATTTAAGCCAACATGGCGAACGTATTGAATAA
- a CDS encoding NADPH-dependent FMN reductase, which produces MKILAISGSAREASTNTALLRAMKDIAPSSIKFSVFDQINTLPIFSPDDEGEKTPAVVEEFIKSVSASDGIIISSPEYIRCIPGGLKNAIDWMVSRTEIIDKPIVLVHASSRGDDMLVSLRRVLSTVSSNFFEDLFLRFSLLSKSPEQIVEMLQTEEYKSQITPFLLSFVSAIQKYQDQLE; this is translated from the coding sequence ATGAAAATTTTGGCTATCTCCGGCAGTGCAAGAGAGGCATCTACAAATACAGCGCTATTACGAGCAATGAAAGATATAGCACCGTCCAGTATTAAATTTTCAGTTTTCGATCAAATTAATACTTTGCCTATCTTTTCTCCGGATGATGAGGGAGAAAAAACGCCTGCTGTAGTAGAAGAATTTATCAAATCTGTTTCTGCCTCAGATGGCATTATCATCTCAAGTCCTGAATATATTCGCTGTATTCCAGGCGGTCTTAAAAATGCAATTGACTGGATGGTTTCCCGCACCGAAATCATAGACAAGCCTATCGTTCTAGTTCATGCATCTAGCCGCGGCGACGATATGCTAGTTTCTTTAAGAAGAGTACTTTCGACAGTGAGTAGCAATTTTTTTGAAGATTTATTTTTACGCTTCTCTCTTCTTAGCAAATCGCCTGAACAAATTGTTGAGATGCTACAAACTGAAGAATATAAGTCACAAATTACACCGTTCCTACTTAGCTTTGTCTCAGCGATTCAAAAGTATCAAGATCAATTAGAGTGA
- the pdxR gene encoding MocR-like pyridoxine biosynthesis transcription factor PdxR, whose product MLRPWQVHFRIDEREEKTVFLKLTNLISQEILSGRLVQGTMLPGSRSLSKELGVNRKTVQAVYEELEAQGWLVTRPRKGTFVADVLPEKQLQIESISERKVNEKPTIQEVALYPHNDGVPDPRLIPYELFSRAYRHALIKITQNQYMGYGDPQGMAELRQALQQMLSMERFMNVAAGEICIVRGSQMGIFLASRALPNRQGVIVVEELYYPSAFKAFQSNGFQVVCVKLDEQGIVIEDLERILKEHSVAAIYTTPHHQYPTTVTMPMNRRLQLLELSKKWGFYIIEDDYDHEFHYDSRPMPPLASLPHSELVIHVGSLSKVFAPGIRLGYIVASPSIIQSITEDILLIDRQGNNITELALADLMQRGEIKRHIRKMKKIYQLRRDHALAEFRRVFAERVHIQPPAGGMALWVKFQKPFTQDQLIKLKELNIDTEHKFKQNESSNRCIRFGFAALSEKEITSLIEKLNEVLNKRTADS is encoded by the coding sequence ATGCTAAGACCTTGGCAAGTACATTTTCGTATCGATGAAAGAGAAGAAAAAACAGTTTTTTTAAAGCTTACTAACTTGATTAGTCAGGAAATTTTAAGTGGTCGTTTGGTGCAAGGGACTATGCTGCCGGGGTCTCGTAGCCTATCAAAAGAATTAGGAGTTAATCGGAAAACGGTACAAGCGGTCTATGAAGAATTAGAAGCACAAGGATGGCTTGTGACTCGTCCCAGAAAAGGCACATTTGTGGCAGATGTTTTGCCAGAAAAACAACTCCAAATAGAGTCGATATCTGAGCGAAAAGTGAATGAGAAGCCAACTATTCAAGAAGTTGCTTTATATCCACATAACGATGGTGTGCCAGATCCACGGCTTATTCCCTACGAACTATTTTCACGCGCCTATCGGCATGCACTGATTAAGATTACTCAAAACCAATACATGGGATATGGTGATCCGCAAGGTATGGCTGAGTTAAGACAAGCCTTACAACAAATGTTGTCGATGGAACGTTTTATGAATGTTGCCGCAGGTGAGATTTGTATTGTACGCGGTAGCCAGATGGGGATTTTTCTTGCATCTCGTGCATTACCTAATCGGCAGGGTGTTATCGTTGTTGAAGAGCTTTACTATCCATCTGCTTTTAAAGCGTTTCAATCAAATGGTTTTCAGGTCGTTTGTGTCAAATTAGATGAACAAGGTATTGTCATTGAGGATTTAGAACGTATTTTAAAAGAACATTCGGTTGCTGCCATTTATACAACTCCGCATCATCAATATCCCACAACTGTCACGATGCCAATGAATCGCCGTCTTCAACTCTTAGAGCTTTCAAAAAAATGGGGCTTTTATATTATTGAAGATGACTATGATCATGAATTCCATTATGACAGTCGGCCTATGCCACCCTTAGCGAGTTTGCCTCATTCTGAGTTGGTTATTCATGTGGGTTCATTATCTAAGGTCTTTGCACCCGGTATTCGCTTGGGATACATCGTGGCATCGCCATCAATCATTCAATCGATTACTGAAGATATTTTACTGATTGATCGTCAAGGTAATAATATTACTGAACTTGCCTTAGCAGATTTAATGCAACGGGGTGAAATTAAAAGACACATCCGTAAAATGAAAAAAATATATCAACTACGCCGAGACCATGCGTTAGCTGAGTTTAGAAGAGTTTTTGCAGAGCGTGTTCATATACAACCACCCGCGGGTGGAATGGCGTTATGGGTAAAATTCCAGAAACCATTTACTCAAGATCAGCTTATAAAATTAAAAGAACTCAACATTGATACAGAGCATAAGTTTAAACAAAACGAGTCTTCTAATCGTTGTATTCGTTTTGGCTTTGCAGCTTTATCAGAGAAAGAAATTACTTCTTTAATCGAGAAGTTAAATGAGGTTCTTAATAAAAGAACAGCGGACTCATAA
- a CDS encoding dihydrodipicolinate synthase family protein: MKLNGIIGYPVTPFSDDNTINLPVLKQMLDLLIENGCDAIAPLGSTGESAYLEWDEWCLVAKTSIESINKRVPVIIGISELTTDQAIKKAQIAEGYGADALMVIPVSYWKLTDQEIFEYYQAIAQATTLPIMIYNNPATSGVDMSPELIVRMFNNIANITMVKESSGDIQRMHKIQELSKGELPFYNGCNPLALEALCAGASGWCTAAPNLLGQLPQQLIQHVKNGDLSQAQKSFYQQLPLLRFIVNGGLPKTIKAGLQLQGIAAGSPRKPLFKATDIELNQLKQLLSEIEN; the protein is encoded by the coding sequence ATGAAACTAAACGGCATTATTGGCTACCCTGTTACTCCTTTTTCTGATGACAACACAATTAATCTTCCTGTTTTAAAACAGATGCTGGATTTGCTTATTGAAAACGGCTGCGATGCAATTGCGCCTTTAGGCAGTACTGGCGAAAGTGCTTATCTTGAATGGGATGAGTGGTGTTTAGTCGCTAAAACTTCAATTGAAAGCATTAATAAACGTGTACCTGTCATTATTGGAATTTCAGAACTCACGACGGATCAAGCCATCAAAAAAGCGCAAATCGCAGAAGGCTATGGTGCAGATGCACTTATGGTGATTCCTGTATCTTATTGGAAGCTAACAGACCAAGAGATTTTTGAATATTATCAAGCGATTGCACAAGCGACGACTTTACCGATTATGATTTATAACAACCCTGCAACTAGCGGTGTTGATATGTCTCCAGAATTAATCGTGCGCATGTTTAACAACATTGCAAATATTACGATGGTGAAAGAAAGCAGCGGTGACATTCAGCGCATGCATAAAATTCAAGAACTCTCAAAAGGAGAACTTCCGTTTTATAACGGCTGCAACCCTCTAGCTTTAGAAGCTTTATGTGCTGGAGCAAGTGGTTGGTGTACAGCAGCACCAAATCTGTTAGGTCAGCTACCTCAACAGCTTATTCAGCACGTCAAAAATGGTGATTTAAGTCAGGCCCAAAAGTCATTTTACCAACAACTTCCTCTACTACGCTTTATCGTAAATGGTGGATTACCAAAAACAATTAAAGCAGGTTTGCAACTACAAGGTATTGCTGCGGGTTCACCACGCAAGCCACTGTTTAAAGCTACAGATATTGAACTTAACCAGTTAAAACAGCTACTTTCTGAAATAGAAAACTAA
- a CDS encoding aldolase, producing MKTASVNKQELMQHAQQDMQKWISDSNLTDRQKLALTCRILFDHGHDAGLAGQITCRSESKESFITQRFGLGFDEITASNLLEVNQDLEPIHQEGMANPANRFHTWIYKEHPEVNCIIHTHPTHVAALSMLQIPLIISQMDVCALYEDCSFVGHWPGVPVGNEEGILISSALGKNRAVLLSHHGQLVTGKTIEEACNLALLIERAAQLQLLAMSAGQIQPIPHDLATEAHDWVSTDKRNKVNFAYYARKALKKHSDCI from the coding sequence ATGAAGACTGCTTCTGTAAATAAACAAGAGCTGATGCAACACGCACAGCAAGACATGCAAAAGTGGATAAGCGACTCAAATTTAACTGATCGCCAAAAGCTTGCTCTCACTTGTCGTATTTTATTTGATCATGGCCATGATGCTGGTTTAGCAGGCCAAATTACTTGTCGTAGTGAAAGTAAAGAATCCTTTATTACCCAACGTTTTGGTTTAGGTTTTGATGAAATTACTGCCTCAAACTTGCTTGAGGTGAATCAAGACTTAGAACCTATCCATCAAGAAGGTATGGCAAACCCAGCCAACCGTTTTCATACATGGATTTATAAAGAACACCCAGAGGTGAACTGCATTATCCATACGCATCCGACTCATGTAGCGGCTCTTTCCATGCTTCAAATTCCGCTCATAATTTCTCAAATGGATGTCTGCGCACTCTACGAAGATTGCTCATTTGTAGGCCATTGGCCAGGTGTTCCTGTGGGCAATGAAGAAGGTATTTTGATCTCTTCTGCTTTGGGTAAAAACCGTGCTGTTTTGTTATCTCACCATGGTCAACTGGTCACAGGAAAAACCATTGAAGAAGCATGTAACTTGGCTCTTTTAATTGAACGCGCAGCTCAACTGCAACTTTTAGCCATGTCGGCCGGGCAAATTCAGCCGATCCCACACGATTTAGCTACAGAAGCTCATGACTGGGTATCTACCGATAAACGTAACAAAGTGAACTTTGCTTACTACGCACGTAAAGCTTTGAAAAAACATTCTGACTGTATTTAA